From Calothrix sp. PCC 6303, a single genomic window includes:
- the leuA gene encoding 2-isopropylmalate synthase, protein MLTHPATKYRSFNPVNLTDRTWINTTITHPPIWLSTDLRDGNQALIEPMNIQQKLKLFSLLVKIGFKEIEVAFPSASQTDFDFVRYLIENNLIPDDVKIQVLTPAREELIRRTFEALRGVKKAIVHLYNATSPVFRRVVFGLDRENTIKLAVDAAKLITELAANQPETKWQFQYSPETFTGTELEFAKEICDRIIDVWQPTAQQKVIINLPATVEMATPNIFADQVEWMHRHIKQRDHVILCVHTHNDRGCAVAAAELAQMAGAERVEGCLFGNGERTGNVDLVTLALNLYTQGIHPGLDFSNLAEVAEIATSCTQLPIHPRHPYAGDLVFTAFSGSHQDAIKKGFAVQKPGDIWEIPYLPLDPVDVGSNYESIVRVNSQSGKGGLAFLLERDYGLILPRNWQIQFSRVVQKFVEIHGKEISSSDLWKLFESEYIQTGTSWRYISHQINETDTNQQVLVAQLQMYGEEITIHGVGNGPIDAFINGLNDSCNREIQVVNYEERSLQDVCNLPVSGSNSQAVAFLEITTNSSTNINYGVGIHSNIVTASFLAILNCLI, encoded by the coding sequence ATGTTGACTCATCCTGCGACTAAATACCGTTCATTTAATCCAGTTAACTTAACTGATAGAACCTGGATAAATACTACTATTACACATCCTCCAATTTGGTTGAGTACCGATTTAAGGGATGGAAATCAAGCGTTAATTGAACCGATGAATATTCAGCAGAAATTAAAGCTGTTTAGCTTATTGGTTAAGATTGGATTTAAAGAGATCGAAGTTGCTTTTCCATCCGCTTCACAAACTGATTTCGATTTTGTTAGATATTTGATTGAAAATAATTTAATTCCCGATGATGTGAAAATTCAAGTATTAACACCTGCAAGGGAAGAGTTAATTCGTCGCACATTTGAAGCTTTACGGGGAGTTAAAAAAGCAATTGTTCATTTGTATAATGCAACTTCACCTGTATTTCGGCGTGTAGTTTTTGGTTTAGACCGGGAAAATACAATTAAACTGGCAGTTGATGCCGCGAAGTTAATTACCGAATTAGCCGCAAACCAACCGGAAACCAAGTGGCAATTTCAATATTCCCCAGAAACCTTCACGGGTACAGAATTGGAGTTTGCCAAAGAGATATGCGATCGCATTATAGATGTATGGCAACCTACAGCGCAACAAAAGGTGATTATTAATCTCCCAGCAACTGTGGAGATGGCAACTCCCAATATTTTCGCAGATCAGGTGGAGTGGATGCATCGTCATATCAAACAGCGGGATCACGTAATTCTCTGTGTCCACACTCACAACGATAGAGGTTGTGCTGTTGCTGCTGCCGAACTTGCCCAAATGGCAGGTGCAGAGAGGGTAGAGGGTTGTTTGTTTGGGAATGGAGAAAGAACTGGAAATGTTGATTTGGTAACTTTAGCTTTGAATTTGTACACCCAAGGAATTCACCCTGGTTTAGATTTTTCCAATTTGGCTGAAGTGGCAGAAATTGCCACCAGTTGTACCCAGTTACCTATCCATCCACGACATCCCTACGCTGGTGATTTGGTATTTACGGCATTCTCCGGTTCTCATCAAGATGCCATTAAAAAAGGCTTTGCTGTGCAAAAACCAGGAGATATCTGGGAAATTCCCTATTTACCACTTGATCCTGTTGATGTGGGGTCAAATTATGAGTCGATTGTGAGGGTAAATAGCCAATCTGGTAAAGGAGGATTAGCGTTTTTGCTGGAACGGGATTATGGTTTGATTTTACCGCGAAATTGGCAAATTCAATTTAGTCGAGTTGTACAAAAATTTGTAGAAATACATGGAAAAGAAATTTCTTCAAGTGATTTGTGGAAATTATTTGAGAGTGAATATATCCAAACCGGGACATCATGGAGATACATTTCTCACCAAATCAACGAAACTGATACTAATCAACAGGTATTAGTGGCACAATTACAAATGTACGGGGAAGAAATTACCATTCATGGTGTTGGTAACGGACCAATTGATGCCTTTATAAACGGCTTAAATGATAGTTGTAATCGAGAAATTCAGGTAGTTAATTACGAAGAACGAAGCTTACAGGATGTTTGTAATTTGCCTGTTAGCGGTAGCAATTCCCAAGCAGTAGCTTTCCTGGAAATCACAACTAATTCCTCGACAAATATAAACTATGGAGTTGGCATCCACTCTAACATCGTTACTGCTTCCTTCCTGGCTATCCTCAACTGTTTAATTTAA
- a CDS encoding GGDEF domain-containing response regulator translates to MREIRIKNHKKDILIIDDTADNLRVLSSILIREGYTVRKALNWQMAMTACHAVVPDLILLDIMMPEIDGYQVCQRLKAWNLTADIPVIFVSALDDVFDKVRAFQAGGVDYITKPFEFEEVLVRVQNHLALRDAKIEILNLNSRLEQRVQRRTKELEDAMQKLQAEINSRQELQTKLLNIVLHDSLTGLPNRVLFLRKLESALNRTKQDDNYQFAVLFLDCDRFKVVNDSLGHFVGDELLIAIARRIQATLSPFDTFARFGGDEFAVLLENVTDLGMVKDLAEKIIQELSLPFKLSRYEVFMDASIGINWGDRNYEKPEFIMRDADTAMYRAKASGRARYHIFDPVMHSQAIKLLELENDLRRAVERQEFIIYYQPLVSLPTGRISGFEALIRWQHPQHGLILPTEFIPAAEEMGLIYPLTTWLLKSVCKQLRIWESCPVRSESLTISINLSARLFSNPNFLSEVDAVIHESQVNPANIELEITESVIMENSEAVRNVLYQLKQREFRLVIDDFGTGYSSLSYLHSFPLNAIKIDKSFVRRMQENKENMGLVPAMIGIAHSMGMKAIAEGIETPEQLIQLRSLNCDLGQGYLFSPAVEATRVIDLLTANPQW, encoded by the coding sequence ATGAGAGAAATAAGAATCAAGAATCATAAAAAAGATATTTTAATCATTGATGATACAGCAGATAATTTGCGAGTGTTATCATCAATTTTGATTAGGGAAGGATACACGGTTCGCAAAGCCTTGAACTGGCAAATGGCGATGACTGCTTGTCATGCAGTGGTACCTGACCTGATTTTATTGGATATCATGATGCCAGAAATAGACGGTTATCAGGTTTGTCAACGTCTCAAGGCTTGGAATTTAACTGCTGATATCCCGGTAATTTTCGTCAGTGCTTTAGATGATGTTTTCGATAAAGTAAGGGCATTTCAAGCTGGTGGGGTCGATTACATCACCAAGCCGTTTGAATTTGAAGAGGTATTGGTACGGGTACAAAATCATTTGGCTTTACGGGATGCCAAAATCGAAATTTTGAATCTCAATAGCCGATTAGAGCAACGAGTTCAAAGAAGAACCAAGGAGTTAGAAGATGCAATGCAAAAACTCCAGGCAGAGATAAATTCGCGGCAAGAATTACAGACTAAGCTATTAAATATTGTTTTACATGATTCTTTAACTGGTTTACCAAATCGAGTTTTATTTCTGCGGAAACTGGAATCTGCCCTTAATAGGACTAAGCAGGACGATAACTACCAATTTGCAGTCTTATTTCTAGATTGCGATCGCTTTAAAGTTGTAAACGACTCCCTGGGTCATTTTGTCGGTGATGAATTACTCATTGCCATTGCTCGTCGCATTCAAGCGACTTTAAGTCCTTTTGATACATTTGCTCGGTTTGGTGGTGACGAGTTTGCAGTTTTACTGGAAAATGTCACTGATTTAGGCATGGTTAAAGATTTAGCAGAGAAAATTATCCAAGAATTATCTTTACCTTTTAAGCTTTCACGCTATGAAGTTTTCATGGATGCTAGTATCGGCATTAATTGGGGCGATCGCAACTATGAAAAGCCAGAGTTTATCATGCGTGATGCTGATACAGCAATGTATCGCGCTAAAGCCTCAGGTCGCGCTCGATACCATATTTTTGACCCGGTGATGCACAGTCAAGCCATCAAATTATTAGAGTTAGAAAATGACTTGCGTCGCGCAGTGGAACGTCAAGAATTTATAATTTACTATCAACCACTAGTTTCACTACCAACAGGTAGAATTAGCGGATTTGAAGCCTTGATACGTTGGCAGCATCCGCAACATGGCTTAATTTTACCCACCGAATTTATTCCTGCTGCCGAAGAAATGGGTTTGATTTATCCACTGACAACTTGGCTGTTGAAATCTGTTTGTAAACAATTGCGTATATGGGAAAGCTGTCCAGTACGTAGTGAATCTCTAACAATTAGCATCAATCTTTCGGCTCGACTATTTTCCAATCCTAACTTTTTAAGCGAAGTAGATGCAGTTATTCACGAATCTCAAGTAAATCCTGCCAACATAGAATTAGAGATTACCGAAAGTGTAATTATGGAGAACAGTGAGGCAGTTAGAAACGTTCTTTATCAACTCAAACAGCGTGAGTTCCGATTAGTAATTGATGACTTTGGCACAGGTTATTCTTCACTTAGCTATTTACATAGTTTTCCTCTGAATGCAATCAAAATTGATAAATCTTTTGTCAGGAGAATGCAGGAAAACAAAGAAAATATGGGTTTAGTGCCAGCCATGATTGGTATTGCCCACTCCATGGGGATGAAAGCCATCGCCGAAGGAATTGAAACTCCTGAACAATTAATTCAGTTGCGAAGCTTAAACTGTGATTTAGGTCAAGGATATCTCTTCTCACCGGCAGTAGAAGCAACTCGTGTGATCGACTTATTGACCGCAAACCCGCAATGGTAA
- the ldpA gene encoding circadian clock protein LdpA codes for MFNPLRSLEEGHWFKLICGASFQHLPAVKSLTLAYTLAGADCIDVAADPAAIASAQEALKIAANLADAAHARGFKLYKSPPFLMVSLNDGEDPHFRKAEFNINQCPTNCHRPCEKICPAQAIVFQQKQDDFSGVTSEKCYGCGRCIPICPYGIIYARSYVSTPGAIAPLVLSAGVDAVEIHTKVGRLTEFRRLWQAILPHVEHLKLIAISCPGDDNVIEYLSSLSDLIHPLKCALVWQTDGRPMSGDIGDGTTLAAVKLGQKVLAAQLPGYVQLAGGTNDYTVAKLKSMGMLKSKESQVLSPKYEFTTKNLTPQTHNSKISGIAYGSYARVLLSSIIEKLEVTEVNQGSVKPTVSLEADPELLWQAVELAQSLTSQLKLQQTC; via the coding sequence ATGTTTAACCCCTTGCGCTCACTTGAGGAAGGTCATTGGTTCAAGCTCATTTGCGGAGCCAGTTTCCAACATCTACCTGCTGTTAAAAGTCTGACACTTGCCTACACTTTGGCAGGGGCAGATTGTATTGATGTAGCAGCAGACCCCGCTGCGATCGCATCCGCTCAGGAAGCCTTGAAAATAGCCGCAAACTTAGCCGACGCTGCCCATGCACGCGGCTTTAAACTCTATAAAAGTCCACCTTTTCTAATGGTCAGCCTTAATGATGGCGAAGACCCACACTTTCGGAAAGCAGAATTTAACATCAACCAATGTCCAACCAATTGCCACCGACCTTGTGAAAAAATTTGCCCAGCCCAAGCCATTGTTTTTCAACAAAAACAAGATGACTTCTCCGGTGTCACCTCAGAAAAGTGCTACGGTTGCGGACGTTGTATTCCCATTTGCCCCTATGGTATAATTTATGCTAGGTCATATGTATCAACGCCCGGAGCAATTGCACCATTGGTTTTGTCAGCTGGAGTCGATGCAGTAGAAATTCATACAAAAGTAGGTCGATTGACAGAATTTCGACGACTGTGGCAAGCAATATTGCCCCATGTTGAGCATCTAAAGTTGATAGCTATTAGTTGTCCTGGAGACGATAATGTAATTGAATATTTGTCATCTTTGTCAGACCTGATTCATCCACTTAAATGTGCATTGGTGTGGCAAACTGATGGTCGTCCCATGAGTGGTGATATTGGGGATGGTACAACCCTAGCAGCAGTAAAGTTAGGGCAAAAAGTTTTGGCGGCACAACTACCTGGATATGTGCAATTGGCAGGAGGTACAAATGATTACACTGTTGCTAAACTAAAATCAATGGGGATGTTGAAGAGTAAAGAATCTCAAGTGCTAAGTCCTAAGTATGAATTCACCACTAAGAACTTAACACCACAGACACATAACTCAAAAATATCCGGCATTGCCTATGGCAGTTATGCCAGGGTGTTACTGTCGTCAATTATCGAAAAATTAGAAGTAACGGAGGTAAACCAAGGTAGTGTAAAACCAACTGTTAGTCTAGAAGCAGACCCGGAATTACTTTGGCAAGCAGTAGAACTTGCCCAGTCTCTCACTTCCCAACTCAAATTACAGCAAACGTGCTAA
- a CDS encoding R3H domain-containing nucleic acid-binding protein, with amino-acid sequence MTMTDDLQKLLDVLPQDLRQALENHPQRDSLVEVVLDLGRRPEARFPGSAEYLSEQPITQQQIDECVSRVGIFGGDNRAGIEQTLHRISAIRNRTGKIIGLTCRVGRAIFGTIGMIRDLVETGKSILMLGRPGVGKTTALREIARVLADELNKRVVIIDTSNEIAGDGDVPHPAIGKARRMQVSRPEEQHQVMIEAVENHMPEVIVIDEIGTELEALAARTIAERGVQLVGTAHGNQIENLIKNPTLSDLVGGIQAVTLGDDEARRRGSQKTVLERKALPTFEIAVEMHERQRWVVHESVADTVDMLLRGRQPSPQTRTVDENGKVAIARHLTAVNGGNAGSGSMVSMTNVEEAFAPPRPSNGWRTSGKMVPLQPVGARLNGHGNGTSGRSEFDRLLDESWGLDDFELELNPRQAGPNGEDLPLHVYPYGVSRSQLEQVISVLNLPIALTKELDNADSILALRSHVKNHAKLRQLAKSRHLPLHMIKSSTIPQITRGLRRMLNMDDPEFGDERELQLMLHNGTDDEVDALEEARLAVEQIVIPKGQPVELLPRSAQVRKMQHELVEHYRLKSDSFGEEPNRRLRIYPA; translated from the coding sequence ATGACGATGACAGACGATCTCCAGAAATTATTAGATGTTTTGCCCCAAGACCTGCGACAGGCTCTAGAAAATCATCCCCAACGAGATAGTTTAGTAGAAGTGGTCTTAGATTTAGGTCGTCGTCCAGAAGCCCGATTTCCTGGTAGCGCCGAATATTTAAGCGAACAACCCATCACCCAGCAACAAATTGACGAATGCGTCTCTAGGGTAGGAATCTTTGGTGGAGATAACCGTGCCGGGATTGAGCAAACCCTGCACAGAATTAGTGCTATTCGTAACCGTACAGGAAAGATTATCGGCTTAACCTGTCGCGTTGGTCGAGCGATTTTCGGTACCATTGGCATGATTCGGGATTTAGTGGAAACAGGTAAATCAATTCTCATGTTAGGTCGTCCTGGGGTGGGTAAAACCACAGCCTTACGGGAAATTGCCCGCGTCTTAGCTGATGAATTGAATAAGCGTGTGGTAATTATAGATACCTCCAACGAAATTGCTGGTGACGGTGATGTGCCACACCCAGCAATTGGTAAAGCCCGGAGAATGCAAGTATCCCGTCCAGAAGAACAACACCAAGTGATGATTGAGGCAGTGGAAAACCACATGCCAGAGGTAATCGTCATTGATGAAATTGGGACGGAACTAGAAGCCTTAGCAGCCCGGACAATTGCCGAGCGAGGTGTACAATTAGTGGGCACAGCACATGGAAATCAGATTGAAAATTTGATTAAAAACCCGACCCTCTCAGATTTAGTGGGTGGAATCCAAGCTGTAACATTGGGAGATGATGAAGCCAGACGGCGAGGTAGCCAAAAGACAGTTTTGGAACGCAAGGCACTACCAACCTTTGAAATTGCTGTAGAGATGCATGAAAGACAACGGTGGGTTGTCCACGAAAGCGTCGCGGATACAGTAGATATGTTGTTGCGGGGTCGTCAACCCAGTCCCCAAACCCGGACAGTGGATGAGAATGGGAAAGTTGCGATTGCCCGTCATCTCACCGCTGTAAACGGTGGTAACGCAGGTAGTGGCAGTATGGTCAGCATGACAAATGTAGAAGAAGCATTTGCCCCTCCACGTCCCAGTAACGGCTGGCGAACATCAGGAAAAATGGTGCCACTACAGCCAGTGGGCGCTAGACTCAATGGTCATGGAAATGGAACTTCAGGACGTAGTGAATTTGACCGCCTACTAGATGAATCATGGGGTTTGGATGATTTTGAACTGGAACTCAACCCTCGTCAAGCAGGACCAAATGGTGAAGATTTACCGTTACATGTGTATCCCTATGGGGTGAGTCGTAGCCAACTCGAACAGGTGATTAGTGTCCTGAATTTGCCCATAGCTTTAACCAAAGAACTAGATAATGCCGACTCTATTTTAGCATTGCGATCGCATGTTAAAAATCACGCCAAACTACGGCAACTTGCAAAGTCACGTCATCTGCCTTTGCACATGATCAAATCCAGCACCATTCCCCAAATCACCCGTGGTTTGCGACGAATGTTAAATATGGATGACCCGGAATTTGGCGATGAGCGTGAACTACAACTAATGCTACATAATGGCACCGATGATGAAGTTGATGCCCTAGAAGAGGCAAGACTAGCTGTAGAGCAAATTGTCATCCCCAAAGGACAACCAGTGGAATTACTACCTCGTTCTGCCCAAGTGCGAAAAATGCAACACGAGTTAGTGGAACATTACCGCCTCAAATCTGACAGCTTTGGTGAAGAACCTAACCGTCGCTTAAGGATTTATCCGGCATAA
- a CDS encoding SLATT domain-containing protein yields MNSNSDSKEYAESLSRRIWITKGSRFNAARRLNNKYQFSLNSISILSVYGIAIPVIQGIVRNPQCQKINEIYNAISLILSVFTLAISLLEGAKNYQLKAEKLHKNAVEISNLQRELEYLIISKSGDADFLQKLGDMSLQYEHLIEKCSENHEPEDYDFFKAQNRKDFNISRLAGFYIRMKLIIKDYWLYIFVLGIPPILFLLYSSC; encoded by the coding sequence ATGAACAGTAATAGCGACTCAAAAGAATACGCTGAATCATTAAGCAGAAGAATTTGGATAACTAAAGGTTCTCGTTTCAATGCAGCGCGAAGACTAAACAATAAGTACCAATTTTCACTTAACAGTATTTCAATACTATCTGTATATGGTATAGCAATTCCAGTTATTCAAGGTATTGTGAGAAATCCTCAATGCCAGAAAATAAATGAGATATACAATGCTATTTCTTTGATTTTATCTGTATTTACGTTAGCTATTAGTTTGTTAGAAGGGGCAAAAAATTATCAGCTTAAAGCAGAAAAACTACATAAAAATGCAGTAGAGATATCAAACTTGCAAAGAGAACTTGAGTACTTGATCATCAGTAAATCAGGGGATGCAGATTTTCTTCAAAAATTGGGCGATATGTCACTTCAATACGAGCATTTAATCGAAAAGTGTTCTGAAAATCATGAACCAGAAGACTATGATTTTTTCAAAGCACAAAACAGAAAAGACTTTAACATAAGTAGGCTTGCTGGATTTTATATAAGAATGAAGCTGATTATTAAAGATTACTGGTTATATATTTTTGTCTTAGGAATACCTCCAATTTTATTTTTATTATATTCATCTTGTTAA
- a CDS encoding reverse transcriptase domain-containing protein codes for MGKYVDSPKLSIFSKMSNTSQIQVALDLPEKVEKDKNVSHPSSLCSSHFSQTPYELLKSSVKIKSLKKIYDDKFESSTTKGIDRLSGIQFRKQSKSQFKVIKKKCLNGTYRFSPYLELLRSKGRDKPPRLLAIPTVRDRIVLYALKEILFQIFPDCVPRKLANTYIYDIKKFVSSRSPSEVSILRADVENFYGSINREKLFIKLKKRIKSYKLLSLIKKAIETPIVPNNYSRKDRKEYVKESKGIGIPQGLSISNILAHIYLYDFDHLIKNHNCVNVYYRYVDDILIFSEKDKIDKIEILFKSELKNIDLNCNFNKTYKKSGQEEFEYLGYRFKLPTVTIRLSTIERFIHSITAKFSSYIHNRTKNLQSKYAVDKLKENFVVNLNEKITGAISEKRKYGWIFYFSAINDMSVLYKIDNIIAGLFKRLEDFDRIPPANLKKISRAFYEAKYNPEGGYIHDYNSYQTVKQKSDFLGQRGHLEPEKEYSGEEIEKLFEAIKQRNLSELERDDSWLY; via the coding sequence ATGGGTAAATATGTTGATAGCCCAAAGTTATCTATTTTTTCTAAGATGAGCAATACATCCCAAATACAAGTGGCATTAGATTTGCCAGAAAAAGTCGAGAAAGACAAGAATGTCTCTCATCCTAGTTCCTTATGTTCGTCCCATTTCTCTCAAACACCTTATGAATTACTAAAATCTTCTGTCAAAATAAAATCTTTGAAGAAAATTTATGATGACAAATTTGAATCGAGCACAACTAAAGGTATTGACCGACTTAGCGGTATTCAATTTAGAAAGCAAAGTAAGTCACAGTTTAAAGTAATCAAGAAGAAGTGTTTGAATGGAACATATAGATTTTCACCCTATCTAGAATTACTGCGATCTAAAGGAAGAGATAAGCCTCCAAGGCTCCTAGCAATTCCAACAGTGCGTGATAGAATTGTTTTATATGCATTAAAAGAAATTCTATTTCAAATATTTCCAGACTGTGTTCCACGTAAATTAGCTAATACCTATATTTATGATATTAAAAAATTTGTTTCTAGTAGATCACCTTCCGAAGTTAGTATACTTCGCGCAGACGTAGAAAATTTTTATGGATCAATTAATAGAGAAAAGTTATTCATAAAATTAAAAAAACGAATAAAATCATATAAACTATTATCATTAATTAAAAAAGCTATCGAAACACCTATTGTTCCTAATAATTATAGCCGAAAAGACAGAAAAGAATATGTTAAGGAATCTAAAGGTATAGGTATACCACAAGGTTTATCCATATCAAATATTCTTGCACATATTTACTTGTATGATTTTGATCATCTCATAAAAAATCATAATTGCGTTAATGTCTATTATCGATATGTAGATGACATATTAATTTTCTCTGAAAAAGATAAAATTGACAAAATAGAAATATTATTTAAAAGTGAATTGAAAAATATCGACCTTAATTGCAACTTCAATAAAACATACAAAAAGAGCGGTCAAGAAGAGTTTGAATATCTTGGATATCGCTTTAAATTACCTACAGTTACAATTAGGTTATCTACAATAGAAAGGTTTATTCATTCAATAACTGCTAAATTTAGCAGTTACATCCATAATCGAACAAAAAATTTACAGTCGAAGTATGCTGTGGATAAGTTAAAAGAAAATTTTGTTGTTAATTTAAATGAAAAAATTACCGGTGCTATTAGTGAAAAACGAAAATATGGTTGGATCTTTTACTTTAGTGCTATTAATGACATGTCTGTACTCTACAAGATAGATAATATAATTGCTGGCTTATTTAAGAGATTGGAAGATTTTGATAGAATTCCTCCCGCTAACTTAAAAAAAATTTCACGAGCTTTTTATGAGGCTAAGTATAATCCTGAAGGTGGTTATATACATGACTATAATAGTTACCAAACAGTCAAGCAAAAAAGCGATTTTCTTGGACAAAGAGGGCATCTTGAGCCTGAGAAAGAATACTCAGGAGAAGAAATTGAAAAGTTATTTGAGGCTATTAAGCAGAGAAATTTATCAGAGTTAGAGAGAGATGATAGTTGGTTATATTGA